TTGTTAATTAAAGTTACTACCCCTTGGTTATCGGGTAGCTTACtattagatggaggggcgcccacgtggggctgaccccctcctgcttgtaacgcatggcttaaataacgcatgtaacgcatggcttaaagccatgcgttactgtCGTTACATATTATAATTGAAgactggcctttaaggccagccgtgcagaGGAGGACTATATCTAGTCCTCCCCAATTGTGTTTTTGatgatctaaaaaaataatagaaaaaatactctctctctctttttgttctctcttgaaaaaaatacttaggctgtggattgattaagtgttactctagttccatactacgtagtacactttcgccactaaagGAAAAcacttggagtttatcaatctggaaaaacttgtggagtaattctttaagttgagcttgaggtacttttccgctgtgcTTTCTAACACTTACTTTCTAGGATTCCATTGTCAACAAGTAATTCCACATCTTTTGGAGTGTCAATGAGGCAATCCATGACAAATAGATAGTCACTGATGTAATTAGCATGGAAGCGACATTGCTCAAAGGCAACGAGGTTTCGAAAAACGGACTCTGTTGAACCACGAATTCGGAAACGTGGAATCTCCAGTGCCCCATTTTCGAATCTGATGTCATAGAGGTTTTTAGTCGATCTGACCTGAACTTTGACCCCAGTCTGATGTAGCAGTGTTGCACTGGGTATGCTTACAGTTCTTAGTTTCCCTTTGGGTGGTAGGGTCTGTGGTAGATGACAAATTCTTATGAAATGAACAAAATGTTCTATTTCAGATGAGCATATTTTT
This genomic interval from Juglans microcarpa x Juglans regia isolate MS1-56 chromosome 4D, Jm3101_v1.0, whole genome shotgun sequence contains the following:
- the LOC121260165 gene encoding UPF0481 protein At3g47200-like, yielding MLLDSLKKSDMLLLENQLPFFILVELFLKARIIIPPERDERLSFIRLTHHFFKSKAYLEGIDELMGKICSSEIEHFVHFIRICHLPQTLPPKGKLRTVSIPSATLLHQTGVKVQVRSTKNLYDIRFENGALEIPRFRIRGSTESVFRNLVAFEQCRFHANYISDYLFVMDCLIDTPKDVELLVDNGILEMAKVKLPDNQGVVTLINNPVPVTDVSGKDFYFDGVCDALIAHCNIPWHKWKATLKQDYFSTPWAVLSFIAACLLLILTLIQTVCSLISL